In Edaphobacter paludis, a single window of DNA contains:
- a CDS encoding RNA polymerase sigma factor: MIETKPGPSLFKRNPPIAGEAEAIEAAKNGDAEAFSKLYALHKRRVYTLCLRMLGNVSEAEDMTQEAFLHLFRKIGSFRGESAFSTWLHRLTVNLVLMHLRKKGLNLVSLEETINPSEDDAPKRDFGSRDPQLAGSVDRVALERAVTSLPPGYRMVFILHDVEGFEHNEIATMLECSTGNSKSQLHKARLKLRELLRQPEQSIQQAGLKEAAQ; this comes from the coding sequence ATGATTGAAACGAAGCCCGGGCCCAGCCTGTTCAAACGAAATCCGCCGATCGCCGGTGAAGCCGAAGCCATCGAGGCCGCAAAAAACGGAGATGCCGAAGCATTCTCCAAGCTCTATGCGCTCCATAAGCGCCGCGTCTACACCCTTTGCCTCCGCATGCTCGGCAACGTCTCCGAAGCCGAAGACATGACCCAGGAGGCCTTTCTCCACCTCTTTCGCAAGATCGGCAGCTTCCGCGGGGAATCGGCCTTCTCGACCTGGCTGCATCGCCTTACCGTCAACCTGGTCCTGATGCATCTCCGCAAAAAGGGCTTGAATCTGGTCTCTCTCGAAGAGACGATCAACCCATCGGAAGACGACGCACCAAAGCGCGATTTCGGCAGCCGTGACCCGCAACTCGCTGGTTCGGTCGACCGAGTGGCCTTGGAGCGCGCCGTGACCTCGTTACCCCCTGGCTACCGCATGGTATTCATTCTCCACGACGTCGAAGGCTTCGAGCATAATGAAATTGCCACCATGCTCGAATGCTCCACCGGAAACAGCAAATCCCAGCTACACAAGGCACGACTCAAGCTACGCGAACTGCTTCGTCAACCCGAGCAGTCTATCCAGCAAGCCGGCCTCAAGGAGGCCGCTCAATGA
- a CDS encoding shikimate kinase, translating into MSNQTDTESEMKPVIELASPPHLRRLVLTGFMGAGKSTIGRVLASRLGWTFLDLDAHLEQRTGATIPQLFDRHGEARFRLLESTALASALGQSNTVLALGGGTPEGLTNRLLLEQTPATFTIFLDAPFPVLFDRCMMQGIARPVLEDPDAAQLRFSARHPLYRRLAHLTIDTTVLTSEETVDALIAALTQTPHDRL; encoded by the coding sequence ATGAGCAATCAAACCGACACTGAATCCGAAATGAAACCCGTGATCGAACTGGCCAGCCCGCCGCACCTTCGACGTCTCGTCCTCACCGGATTCATGGGCGCGGGCAAGTCAACCATCGGCCGCGTCCTCGCCTCGCGCCTCGGCTGGACCTTCCTCGACCTTGACGCCCATCTTGAGCAGCGCACAGGAGCCACCATTCCCCAGCTCTTCGATCGCCACGGCGAAGCCCGCTTCCGCCTCCTCGAATCCACCGCACTGGCCTCCGCGCTCGGCCAGTCCAATACAGTTCTCGCCCTGGGCGGAGGAACTCCCGAGGGCCTGACCAATCGTCTGCTGTTGGAGCAGACCCCCGCGACCTTCACCATCTTCCTCGACGCGCCCTTCCCCGTCCTCTTCGATCGCTGCATGATGCAGGGCATCGCTCGGCCTGTGCTCGAAGATCCGGATGCAGCCCAACTCCGCTTCAGTGCCCGTCACCCGCTCTATCGTCGCCTAGCCCATCTCACCATCGACACCACCGTCCTCACCTCGGAGGAGACCGTCGATGCCTTGATCGCCGCGCTTACTCAAACT